The following are from one region of the Jeongeupia sp. USM3 genome:
- a CDS encoding surface-adhesin E family protein — MKALALCLPLLLAACGDFEDGTRGPQPVPGTSADWRNYGEPDGMKVDVDVNSISHRDRAGSSDYTYVWMRQTFAEDQIDGESKGRYRIKYARQAIDCPSARMAGIAVSLRTLDGDEIARYDVPGYQWEFAAPEPDSYGADFVRQVCKIMADKAQNKE, encoded by the coding sequence ATGAAGGCGCTCGCGCTGTGCCTGCCCCTGCTGCTCGCTGCCTGCGGCGACTTCGAGGACGGCACGCGCGGGCCGCAACCGGTGCCGGGTACGAGCGCCGACTGGCGCAACTACGGTGAGCCCGACGGCATGAAGGTCGACGTCGACGTCAATTCGATCTCGCACCGCGACCGCGCCGGCAGCAGCGACTACACCTATGTGTGGATGCGCCAGACCTTCGCCGAAGACCAGATCGACGGCGAATCGAAAGGGCGCTACCGGATCAAGTACGCACGCCAGGCGATCGACTGCCCGAGCGCTCGGATGGCCGGGATCGCCGTGTCGCTGCGCACGCTCGACGGCGACGAGATCGCCCGCTACGACGTCCCCGGCTACCAGTGGGAGTTCGCCGCTCCCGAACCCGACAGCTACGGCGCCGATTTCGTGCGCCAGGTCTGCAAGATCATGGCCGACAAGGCCCAGAACAAAGAGTGA
- a CDS encoding LysR family transcriptional regulator: MIRLTLRELEVFVTTAQQGGITAAGTELGLSQSAASGALAELERRLDVTVFDRIGRRVQLNEHGRWLLPQAEALLAQAREIEARFRGDAPARLRLAASSTIGNRVLPELLGVLLAEDPDSRAEIAIGNSHDAIAAVADYRADLGLIEGISHDARVIAEPWLADELVVVAAPAHPWAAAPLTQAMLQDAQWVLREQGSGTREVLEAALAPLVGSPKVALELGTSEAVKGAVRAGLGLACLSRRTVATELARGELIALAAPSLDLTRCFYLIHARDKVLTQGAQRFLTLCKA, from the coding sequence ATGATCCGGCTGACCTTGCGCGAGCTTGAAGTGTTCGTGACCACCGCGCAGCAGGGCGGCATTACCGCCGCCGGCACCGAGCTGGGCTTGTCGCAGTCGGCGGCCAGCGGCGCGCTGGCCGAGCTCGAGCGCCGGCTCGACGTCACCGTATTCGACCGGATCGGCCGGCGGGTGCAGTTGAACGAACACGGCCGCTGGCTGCTGCCGCAGGCCGAAGCGCTGCTGGCGCAGGCGCGCGAGATCGAGGCGCGCTTTCGCGGCGATGCGCCGGCGCGGCTGCGGCTGGCAGCGAGTTCGACGATCGGCAACCGCGTGCTGCCCGAACTGCTGGGCGTGCTGCTGGCCGAAGACCCGGACAGCCGCGCCGAGATCGCCATCGGCAACAGCCATGATGCGATCGCCGCCGTCGCCGACTACCGCGCCGACCTCGGCCTGATCGAAGGGATCAGCCACGATGCGCGCGTGATCGCCGAGCCGTGGCTGGCCGACGAGCTCGTCGTCGTCGCGGCGCCTGCGCACCCGTGGGCCGCAGCGCCGCTGACGCAGGCGATGCTGCAGGATGCGCAATGGGTGCTGCGCGAACAGGGCTCGGGAACGCGCGAGGTGCTCGAGGCCGCGCTGGCGCCGCTGGTCGGCAGCCCGAAGGTCGCGCTCGAACTTGGTACCAGCGAGGCGGTCAAGGGCGCGGTGCGCGCCGGGCTGGGGTTGGCCTGCCTGTCACGCCGCACCGTCGCGACCGAGCTGGCGCGCGGCGAACTGATCGCACTGGCGGCGCCATCGCTCGACCTGACGCGGTGCTTTTACCTGATCCATGCCCGCGACAAGGTGCTGACGCAAGGTGCCCAGCGCTTCCTGACGCTGTGCAAGGCATAA
- the glyQ gene encoding glycine--tRNA ligase subunit alpha: MLTFQDILLKLQTYWASQGCALLQPYDLEVGAGTFHTATFLRSLGPEPWNAAYVQPSRRPKDGRYGENPNRLQHYYQFQVALKPNPDNILDLYLGSLKELGIDPTVHDIRFVEDDWESPTLGAWGLGWEVWLNGMEVTQFTYFQQVGGLDCKPVLGEITYGVERLAMYLQGVENVYDLVWTVYPNGQKVTYGDIYHQNEVEQSTYNFEHANVELLFRLFNDFEGEAQRLIEAGLPLPGYEMVMKCSHTFNLLDARGAISVTERAAYIGRVRNLSRMVAQAYYDSREALGFPMCNPAA, from the coding sequence ATGCTGACCTTCCAGGACATCCTTCTCAAGCTGCAGACCTACTGGGCAAGCCAGGGCTGCGCGCTGCTGCAACCGTACGACCTCGAAGTCGGCGCGGGCACCTTCCACACCGCGACCTTCCTGCGCTCGCTCGGCCCCGAGCCGTGGAACGCCGCCTACGTGCAGCCGTCGCGCCGCCCCAAGGACGGCCGCTACGGCGAGAACCCGAACCGGCTGCAGCACTACTACCAGTTCCAGGTCGCGCTCAAGCCGAACCCGGACAACATCCTCGACCTCTACCTCGGTTCGCTGAAGGAACTCGGCATCGACCCGACGGTGCACGACATCCGCTTCGTCGAGGACGACTGGGAAAGCCCGACGCTGGGCGCCTGGGGGCTGGGGTGGGAAGTGTGGCTGAACGGCATGGAAGTCACCCAGTTCACCTATTTCCAGCAGGTCGGCGGCCTCGACTGCAAGCCGGTGCTCGGCGAGATCACCTACGGTGTCGAACGGCTGGCGATGTATCTGCAGGGCGTCGAGAACGTCTACGACCTCGTCTGGACCGTCTACCCGAACGGCCAGAAGGTCACCTACGGCGACATCTACCACCAGAACGAGGTCGAGCAGTCGACGTACAACTTCGAGCACGCCAACGTCGAGCTGCTGTTCAGGCTGTTCAACGATTTCGAAGGCGAGGCACAGCGGCTGATCGAAGCCGGCCTGCCGCTGCCGGGCTACGAGATGGTGATGAAGTGCTCGCACACTTTCAACCTGCTCGACGCCCGCGGCGCGATCTCGGTGACCGAGCGTGCCGCCTACATCGGCCGCGTCCGCAACCTGTCGCGCATGGTCGCGCAGGCGTATTACGACAGCCGCGAAGCCCTCGGCTTCCCGATGTGCAACCCGGCAGCCTGA